The proteins below are encoded in one region of Struthio camelus isolate bStrCam1 chromosome 11, bStrCam1.hap1, whole genome shotgun sequence:
- the POU3F4 gene encoding POU domain, class 3, transcription factor 4 translates to MATAASNPYSILASSSLVHADSAGMQQGSPFRNPQKLLQSDYLQGVPSNGHPLGHHWVTSLSDGGPWPSALASAPLEQPDVKPGREDLQLGAIIHHRSPHVSHHSPHANHPSAWGASPAHSASLASAAQPLNVYSQAGFAVGGMLEHGGLTPPPAAAAAAAMHPGLRDGAEHGELGGHHCQDHSDEETPTSDELEQFAKQFKQRRIKLGFTQADVGLALGTLYGNVFSQTTICRFEALQLSFKNMCKLKPLLNKWLEEADSSTGSPTSIDKIAAQGRKRKKRTSIEVSVKGVLETHFLKCPKPAAQEISSLADSLQLEKEVVRVWFCNRRQKEKRMTPPGEQQPHEVYPHSVKTDTACHDL, encoded by the coding sequence ATGGCCACAGCCGCCTCCAACCCCTACAGCATCCTCGCCTCCAGCTCGCTGGTCCATGCCGACTCGGCGGGCATGCAGCAGGGGAGCCCCTTCCGCAACCCCCAGAAACTCCTCCAAAGTGACTACCTGCAGGGCGTGCCCAGCAATGGGCACCCGCTGGGGCACCACTGGGTGACCAGCCTGAGCGACGGCGGCCCCTGGCCCTCGGCGCTGGCCTCGGCCCCGCTGGAGCAGCCGGACGTCAAGCCGGGCCGCGAGGACCTGCAGCTGGGCGCCATCATCCACCACCGCTCGCCCCACGTCTCGCACCACTCGCCCCACGCCAACCACCCCAGCGCCTGGGGGGCCAGCCCGGCCCACAGCGCCTCGCTGGCCTCGGCCGCCCAGCCCCTCAACGTCTACTCGCAGGCCGGCTTCGCCGTGGGCGGCATGCTGGAGCACGGCGGCCtcacgccgccgccggccgccgccgccgccgccgccatgcacCCGGGGCTGCGCGACGGCGCCGAGCACGGCGAGCTGGGCGGCCACCACTGCCAGGACCACTCGGACGAGGAGACGCCGACCTCGGACGAGCTGGAGCAGTTCGCCAAGCAGTTCAAGCAGCGGCGCATCAAGCTGGGCTTCACCCAGGCCGACGTGGGCTTGGCCCTGGGCACGCTCTACGGCAACGTCTTCTCGCAGACCACCATCTGCCGCTTCGAGGCCCTGCAGCTCAGCTTCAAGAACATGTGCAAGCTCAAGCCGCTGCTGAACAAGTGGCTGGAGGAGGCCGACTCCTCCACGGGCAGCCCCACCAGCATCGACAAGATCGCCGCCcagggcaggaagaggaagaagaggaccTCCATCGAGGTGAGCGTCAAAGGCGTGCTGGAAACTCACTTTCTCAAATGCCCCAAGCCCGCCGCCCAGGAGATCTCCTCGCTGGCAGACAGCCTACAGCTGGAGAAAGAAGTGGTGCGGGTCTGGTTTTGCAAcagaaggcaaaaagagaaaagaatgactccgccaggggagcagcagccgcACGAGGTGTACCCGCACAGCGTGAAAACGGACACAGCCTGCCACGACCTCTGA